Below is a genomic region from Pseudomonas frederiksbergensis.
GACACGCGGAATGGCGAAATCTCAAGTTGCTTAAAATCCATGGAACAACGCCTCCGTCGTTAACGATTCACATCCACCACAAGCGGCCACAATGCCTTGGCCCGGGTGCTGGCACAAGCGTTGTGCCAGGGTGTGGCTACCGACCGAGTCAATCACCGCACAAAAAAGCCACAAGCAATGTCACAACCGAAGGCTACGCTTTGTTGCACTCGGCATCTGCGCCTAAAGGCCACTGGTCTTGTGACGCTGACGCCTGCTACAAAACCGACTCTTGTCATGAGGAGAGCATCCCGATGAACCCGTGGCCTGACACGCGCATTCTTGATCTGCTCGGCATCGAATTACCGATCATCCAGGCGCCCATGGCCGGAGCCACCGGATCGGCCATGGTCATTGCGGCCAGCAATGCCGGTGCCCTGGGTTCAATGCCCGCCGCCATGCTGAGCATCGAACAGTTGCGCGCCGAGTTGAACGTCATCCGCCAACACAGCCAGCACCCGTTCAATGTGAACTTCTTCTGCCATCAACCACCGATGGCCGACGAGCAACGCGCCCGGCAATGGAAAAATCTGCTGGAACCGTATTACCGCGAATTGGGCGCTGACTTCGACGCACCGACCCCGGTTTCCAATCGTGCGCCGTTCGATGCCGCCGCCTGCGCGGTGGTCGAAGAGTTCTGCCCGGAAGTGGTGAGTTTTCACTTCGGCCTACCGGAAAAATCCCTGCTCGATCGGGTCAAAGCCACAGGCGCGAAAGTCCTGTCTTCGGCGACCACCGTCGATGAGGCGATCTGGCTGGAACAGCATGGCTGCGACGCGATTATCGCCATGGGTTACGAGGCCGGAGGCCATCGCGGAATGTTTCTCAGCAACGACCTGAGCAGTCAGGTCGGCACCTTTGCGCTGGTGCCGCAAATGGTCGATGCCGTGAGCGTACCGGTGATCGCCGCTGGCGGGATTGGCGATGCGCGCGGGATTGTCGCCGCCTTCGCCTTGGGCGCCTCGGCAGTGCTGCTGGGCACCGCCTACTTGTTTACTCCAGAGGCCAAGGTCAGTGCCTCCCATCACCGGGCACTGCGCAGCGCCAAGGAAAGCGAGACAGCGCTGACCAACATCTTCACCGGGCGTCCGGCACGGGGAATTCTCAATCGGGTCATGCGTGAACTCGGCCCGATCAGCCCCGCTGCCCCAGCCTTCCCGATGGCCGGCGGCGCGCTGATGCCGCTGCGCGCCAAGGGTGAAGCGGATTTCAGCAACCTCTGGGCCGGGCAAGCGCTGCGACTTGGGATTGAATTACCGACCGCAGAATTGACCCGCCGCCTGGCCGACGAGGCGCTGGCCTTGATGTCCCGCCGCTAAATACCGTTCGATTGATCGTTACCACGCTCTGCGTCTGATCAAACAGCGCCCTGCTGGCGCGGCTTAAAAATTGTATACAATTTTTGCGCGAAAACAGCCTGTGAGTTCCGTTCGTCGCCAATTCGCTATATATTCCGATATATAGCGTTTTTGCCTCAGCCCCGGCGCAGTCGACTGACAACAACAAACTGCCCACTTCACTTGCACCTCGGAGCCGCTTCATGACTATTCGTGCCTCACGTTTTGCCCCCACTTGCCTGGCATCCTTGCTCGCCGTGTTTGCGTTGGGCTCAGCCCACGCCGACGAAGTCCAGGTTGCGGTCGCGGCTAACTTCACCGCACCGATCCAGGCCATTGCCGCCGACTTCGAAAAAGACACCGGACACAAACTGGTCGCAGTCTATGGCGCCACGGGCCAGTTCTACACCCAGATCAAAAACGGTGCACCGTTCGAAGTGTTCCTGTCGGCTGACGACGCCACTCCGCAAAAACTCGAGAGCGAAGGCGACACGGTCAAAGGTTCGCGTTTCACCTACGCCATCGGCACCTTGGCACTGTGGTCGGCCAAGGACGGTTATGTTGACGCCAAAGGCAAAGTGCTCACCGACAACAAATATCAGCACCTGTCGATCGCCAACCCGAAAGCCGCCCCTTACGGCCTCGCGGCCACCCAGGTGTTGGCCAAACTGGGCCTGACCGACAAGGTCAAGGACAAGATCGTCGAAGGCCAGAACATCACCCAGGCCTACCAGTTCGTCTCCACCGGCAATGCTGAAATAGGCTTCGTCGCCTTGTCGCAGATCTATAAAGACGGCAAAGTCACCGGCGGCTCGGCGTGGATCGTTCCAGCCGACATGCACGACCCGATCAAACAAGACGCCGTGATCCTCAACAAAGGCAAAGACAACCCGGCCGCCAAGGCACTGGTCACCTACCTCAAGGGGCCTAAAGCGGCTGCCATCATCAAGTCCTACGGTTATCAACTCTAAATGACGCTATCGAGTGCCGACTTTTCCGCCATCTGGCTGACCCTCAAACTGGCGTCCCTGACGACGGTCATCCTGC
It encodes:
- the modA gene encoding molybdate ABC transporter substrate-binding protein; this translates as MTIRASRFAPTCLASLLAVFALGSAHADEVQVAVAANFTAPIQAIAADFEKDTGHKLVAVYGATGQFYTQIKNGAPFEVFLSADDATPQKLESEGDTVKGSRFTYAIGTLALWSAKDGYVDAKGKVLTDNKYQHLSIANPKAAPYGLAATQVLAKLGLTDKVKDKIVEGQNITQAYQFVSTGNAEIGFVALSQIYKDGKVTGGSAWIVPADMHDPIKQDAVILNKGKDNPAAKALVTYLKGPKAAAIIKSYGYQL
- a CDS encoding NAD(P)H-dependent flavin oxidoreductase, translated to MNPWPDTRILDLLGIELPIIQAPMAGATGSAMVIAASNAGALGSMPAAMLSIEQLRAELNVIRQHSQHPFNVNFFCHQPPMADEQRARQWKNLLEPYYRELGADFDAPTPVSNRAPFDAAACAVVEEFCPEVVSFHFGLPEKSLLDRVKATGAKVLSSATTVDEAIWLEQHGCDAIIAMGYEAGGHRGMFLSNDLSSQVGTFALVPQMVDAVSVPVIAAGGIGDARGIVAAFALGASAVLLGTAYLFTPEAKVSASHHRALRSAKESETALTNIFTGRPARGILNRVMRELGPISPAAPAFPMAGGALMPLRAKGEADFSNLWAGQALRLGIELPTAELTRRLADEALALMSRR